One genomic segment of Paenibacillus xylanexedens includes these proteins:
- a CDS encoding ABC transporter permease produces MAIEQPLTTNTPVRKITPHPRKRTRWNFKRTWPLHLMLLPAVLLTLLFAYVPMGGIIIAFQDFKPWLGFTGSKWVGWDNFRFMFEYPDSVQVIWNTVLIASMKIVAGLVAPVVFAILLNEVRNSTFKRFSQTLVYLPHFLSWVVLGGILLDMLSPEGGLVNQVLAAAGVEPIFFLGDGDWFRVTVVVSDVWKEFGFGTIVFLAALAGINPALYEASEVDGATRLRQTLHITLPALVPMIIVVGTLSLGNILNAGFDQIFNLYNPLVYEKGDIIDTFVYRMGILNGKMSFATAVGLFKSFVAMFLVISAYRMAYKIANYRIF; encoded by the coding sequence ATGGCTATCGAACAACCGTTAACAACCAATACGCCGGTGCGAAAAATCACACCCCATCCACGCAAACGTACCCGCTGGAATTTCAAACGCACGTGGCCGCTGCATCTGATGCTGCTGCCTGCTGTACTGCTCACTTTGCTGTTCGCCTATGTGCCCATGGGCGGCATTATTATTGCTTTTCAAGACTTCAAACCGTGGCTGGGATTCACTGGCTCCAAATGGGTGGGCTGGGACAACTTCAGGTTCATGTTCGAATATCCCGACAGCGTTCAGGTCATCTGGAACACGGTACTGATCGCTTCGATGAAAATTGTGGCCGGACTTGTGGCCCCCGTGGTATTCGCCATTTTGCTGAATGAGGTTCGGAACTCCACGTTTAAACGTTTCTCACAGACCTTGGTGTATCTGCCCCATTTCCTGTCCTGGGTTGTCCTGGGTGGTATATTGCTCGACATGTTATCACCGGAAGGCGGGCTGGTAAACCAGGTGTTGGCGGCGGCTGGCGTTGAACCGATCTTCTTTCTGGGAGATGGCGACTGGTTCCGTGTAACGGTGGTTGTCAGTGATGTGTGGAAGGAATTTGGGTTCGGAACGATTGTATTTCTGGCAGCACTTGCGGGTATTAATCCCGCATTGTATGAGGCTTCCGAGGTGGATGGGGCAACACGACTTAGACAGACATTACATATTACCCTGCCTGCACTCGTGCCGATGATAATCGTGGTAGGTACGTTATCGCTGGGCAATATCCTGAATGCAGGCTTTGACCAGATCTTTAACCTGTACAATCCGCTGGTATATGAAAAAGGTGATATTATCGATACCTTTGTCTACCGGATGGGGATTCTGAACGGCAAAATGAGCTTTGCGACCGC